The nucleotide sequence CGCTCAGCGAGACGAACAGGCCCACCACCACCACCGCGAACACCACGCCGCCCACCAGCACCAGCAGCAGCCCCAGTCCCTGGTCGACGAAGTCGAGGAAGGCCGCCTCGTCCTCCCAGGTGCTCACGTCCAGCCGCTGGCCGGCCCAGCCCTCGCGCAGCAGCGGCGACAGCTTGTCGCCGTAGGCCTCGTGCGCGGCGGGAAGCACCTCGAAGCCCGCCTTCCGGAGCGCGCCACGCAGCTCGCCCGCCAGTGGCTCCAGGTCGTCGATGCCGTCACAGGTGAGCTGGAGCACGCTGGCCGCGTCGGGCCGGAAGCCGTACAGCTCGCGCAGCGTGGCGTTGGAGACGAGCAACCCGGCGGACTCGCCCAGCACTCCGGCGCGCTCCAGCACGGCCACCACCTCCAGGTCCACCGCGTTCCGCTTGCCGCCCGGCATCTGCACGAAGAGCGTGGCGAGCTCCCCCACCTCCACCTGGAGCCGCTCCGCCAGGGACGTGGAGAGCGCCACCGTGCGCGGCGCCTCCAGCCCCTCCAGCCGGCCCGCGCGCGGGCGGAAGAGGGACAGCGAGTCGCGCTCACGCGCCACGTCCAGGCTCATGAGATAGGAGCGCACCCGGTGCCGGCCCGCGCCCGCGGTGGCCGAGCCACGGCCCCGCTCACGCACCTGGCAGTCCGCGGGCACGTGCGGCTGGAGGGCGGAGCGCACGCGCGCGGTATCGCCCACCAC is from Pyxidicoccus trucidator and encodes:
- a CDS encoding ABC transporter permease, whose product is MRALFQIALRNLLAHRERGLLLLVVLAGASAVLVGVMSLKAGVAAAQREAVRTYLSGDLNVGGYFKENPDSLFPVVGDTARVRSALQPHVPADCQVRERGRGSATAGAGRHRVRSYLMSLDVARERDSLSLFRPRAGRLEGLEAPRTVALSTSLAERLQVEVGELATLFVQMPGGKRNAVDLEVVAVLERAGVLGESAGLLVSNATLRELYGFRPDAASVLQLTCDGIDDLEPLAGELRGALRKAGFEVLPAAHEAYGDKLSPLLREGWAGQRLDVSTWEDEAAFLDFVDQGLGLLLVLVGGVVFAVVVVGLFVSLSVAVRERTREIGTLRAMGMHRRALVVAFVLEGLFLGLVASVAGACAAAGLGVLLRDVLPLPDALSTLFFSGTLPLAPALPHAVASVVLVTLGAGLASLVPAFRAASLPPRSAMESL